The following are encoded together in the Candidatus Methylomirabilis tolerans genome:
- a CDS encoding formylmethanofuran dehydrogenase subunit A produces the protein MGRSLRIVGGEVYDPANGIDGAIKEICVEDGKIVESCTGPAEVIDAANLVVMPGGVDIHTHVGSPAVNAARGFRPEDHRHMHFNSKPAAGMRSGVGSTVPSTFATGYLYAQMGYTTVMEGANAPIGVRHTHEELIDIPIVDKGLYIELGSNEFILKFIKAGEMEKVKRYVAWLLKSLKAYGVKLVNPGGVEAWKYGKDVANLDDKVHYFDVTPRQILKALAWANESLGLPHSIHLHANSLGTPNNYLTTLDTMRTLEGSRLHVAHAQFHSYGGENWGGFCSKAAEIAEYINTHPNITTDIGQIVFGDATTITADGPWQYRLYKLSKNKWYNQDVEIETGCGIVPYTYRENNFVNALQWAIGLELFLLIRDPWRVFLSTDHPNGGPFYLYPWIIRLLMDKPFRDEMLKRVHKRVLPETMLSSLDREYTLNEIAIISRAGPARALGLTHKGHLGVGADADITIYSKDSDKEHMFEHPVYVIKDGETVLRDGEIVHSPAGKTLFVVPPEVGEMDSTFKTEFENYYTIRYQNFPIDIEDIPNREAIPVGAPR, from the coding sequence ATGGGACGTTCATTACGAATTGTCGGCGGTGAGGTCTACGACCCGGCCAACGGGATCGATGGGGCCATTAAAGAGATCTGTGTTGAGGATGGAAAGATTGTAGAGTCCTGTACCGGACCCGCTGAGGTGATTGATGCCGCGAATCTGGTCGTCATGCCTGGCGGCGTCGATATTCATACGCATGTCGGCAGTCCGGCGGTCAATGCGGCTCGCGGGTTCAGGCCGGAGGACCACCGGCACATGCATTTCAATTCAAAGCCTGCTGCCGGTATGAGATCCGGCGTCGGCTCCACGGTCCCCTCTACATTTGCGACCGGCTACCTCTATGCTCAGATGGGCTATACTACGGTGATGGAAGGCGCAAACGCGCCCATCGGTGTTCGGCATACCCATGAGGAGTTGATCGATATCCCGATCGTGGATAAGGGACTGTATATCGAATTGGGGAGTAACGAGTTTATCCTGAAGTTCATCAAAGCCGGCGAGATGGAGAAGGTCAAGCGATATGTCGCCTGGCTTCTCAAGTCGTTGAAGGCGTATGGCGTCAAGCTGGTCAACCCCGGTGGCGTAGAGGCATGGAAGTACGGCAAGGACGTCGCAAACCTGGACGACAAGGTCCACTACTTCGACGTCACGCCGCGCCAGATTCTGAAGGCGCTCGCCTGGGCCAACGAAAGCCTCGGATTGCCCCACTCGATCCACCTGCACGCCAATAGCCTGGGCACACCCAACAACTACCTGACCACCCTGGACACGATGCGGACGCTTGAGGGCTCCAGGCTCCACGTGGCGCATGCTCAGTTCCACAGTTACGGCGGGGAAAACTGGGGCGGTTTCTGCTCAAAGGCGGCCGAGATTGCAGAGTATATCAACACCCATCCCAACATCACGACGGACATCGGCCAGATCGTCTTTGGCGATGCCACGACCATCACGGCGGACGGCCCATGGCAGTACCGGTTGTATAAGCTCAGCAAGAATAAATGGTACAACCAGGACGTCGAGATCGAAACGGGATGTGGGATCGTTCCGTATACCTATCGGGAGAACAACTTTGTCAACGCCCTGCAGTGGGCCATCGGACTGGAGCTCTTCCTCCTGATCCGTGATCCGTGGCGGGTATTTCTTTCCACCGACCATCCCAACGGCGGCCCCTTCTACCTCTATCCCTGGATCATCAGACTGCTCATGGATAAACCGTTCCGGGATGAGATGCTGAAGCGCGTCCATAAGCGTGTGTTGCCGGAGACGATGCTGTCGTCGCTTGACCGCGAGTATACCCTGAATGAGATCGCCATCATCTCGAGGGCTGGTCCAGCGAGAGCATTGGGGCTCACGCACAAGGGCCACCTGGGGGTTGGAGCGGATGCCGACATTACGATCTATTCCAAAGACAGCGATAAAGAACACATGTTCGAGCATCCCGTCTATGTCATCAAGGACGGCGAGACGGTCCTTCGAGATGGTGAGATCGTACACAGTCCCGCTGGGAAGACCTTGTTTGTTGTTCCGCCTGAGGTCGGCGAGATGGATTCGACTTTCAAGACCGAATTCGAAAACTACTACACGATTCGGTATCAGAATTTCCCAATCGATATCGAGGACATCCCGAACCGAGAGGCCATCCCGGTGGGAGCGCCTCGATGA
- the fhcD gene encoding formylmethanofuran--tetrahydromethanopterin N-formyltransferase — MEINGVYIDETYAEAFGAYAGRVLITACNKTWALEAARSMTGFGTSVIGCGCEVAIEAIEPTDTPDDRPGVSVLLFAMSKKAVHEQLINRIGQCVMTAPTSACYNALEAEDRLSIGGKLKFFGDGFQISKRLDPLITGNGSGPRRFWRIPVMDGEFIVEDRFGVQKGVAGGNFLLMGRELPGTLQAAERAIEAMRKVAGVIMPFPGGVVRSGSKVGSRYKFLNASSNTAFCPSLRRAVKSELPEGVGAVLEIVIDGLTPEAVGEAMRVGIRAACGPGIVKISAGNYGGKLGKHHFHLHQLLAEG; from the coding sequence ATGGAGATCAACGGCGTTTACATCGATGAGACCTACGCAGAGGCATTCGGCGCTTATGCCGGCCGGGTGCTGATTACCGCGTGCAACAAGACGTGGGCCCTGGAGGCCGCTCGGAGCATGACGGGCTTCGGGACCTCGGTGATCGGCTGTGGTTGCGAGGTTGCCATTGAGGCGATCGAGCCGACGGACACGCCGGACGATCGTCCCGGCGTGAGTGTGCTGCTGTTTGCCATGTCAAAAAAGGCAGTTCACGAGCAACTCATCAACCGGATCGGTCAGTGTGTGATGACCGCCCCGACCTCGGCCTGCTACAACGCGCTGGAGGCGGAAGATCGTCTGTCGATAGGGGGCAAGCTCAAGTTCTTTGGAGACGGATTCCAGATCAGCAAGCGGCTTGACCCACTGATAACCGGAAATGGGAGCGGTCCGCGGCGCTTCTGGCGGATTCCTGTGATGGACGGCGAGTTCATTGTCGAAGACCGTTTCGGTGTGCAGAAGGGCGTGGCGGGCGGCAATTTCTTACTGATGGGGCGCGAACTGCCGGGGACCCTGCAGGCTGCGGAGCGGGCGATCGAGGCAATGCGAAAGGTAGCGGGCGTCATTATGCCGTTCCCTGGCGGCGTTGTGAGATCCGGCAGTAAGGTCGGCTCACGCTATAAGTTCCTGAATGCCTCAAGTAACACCGCCTTCTGCCCATCACTACGGCGAGCGGTCAAGAGCGAACTGCCGGAAGGGGTTGGGGCGGTCCTCGAGATCGTCATCGATGGCCTGACGCCGGAGGCGGTTGGAGAGGCGATGCGGGTCGGTATTCGAGCCGCGTGCGGTCCGGGTATCGTGAAGATCTCTGCCGGCAACTACGGTGGAAAGTTGGGGAAACATCACTTTCACCTCCATCAGCTATTGGCTGAGGGCTGA
- a CDS encoding formylmethanofuran dehydrogenase subunit C, with protein sequence MSPVVLRMKEAPTNIPLEAESISPDLFVQRSQGEIEAMPVALGNETYRLGDFFTVEGERSDEIVVEGCAGRVKWIGSGMTRGRIVVRGDVGMHAGSYMRGGDILVEGNADDFLGVEMEGGLIRVKGNARHRVGAAYRGSKYGMQGGTILVDGNVGHEVGAYMRRGLIVIKGNAEDFLGAMMMTGTICLFGQAGIRTGGGMQKGTIICMRPVDLLPTFAYDCTYAPVFLNILFKELKRLGVECPAQANGLVRRYHGDLADVGKGEILIAA encoded by the coding sequence ATGTCACCAGTCGTGCTTCGCATGAAAGAGGCCCCAACGAATATTCCGCTTGAGGCGGAGTCGATCTCGCCCGATCTGTTCGTGCAGCGTAGCCAGGGGGAGATTGAGGCTATGCCTGTCGCGTTAGGGAACGAGACCTACCGGCTTGGCGACTTCTTCACGGTGGAGGGGGAGCGGTCGGATGAGATCGTTGTAGAGGGCTGCGCGGGACGAGTCAAGTGGATCGGCTCAGGGATGACGCGGGGACGGATTGTGGTTCGCGGCGACGTCGGGATGCACGCCGGATCGTACATGCGAGGCGGCGATATCCTTGTCGAAGGGAATGCGGATGACTTTCTCGGTGTCGAAATGGAAGGCGGACTGATCCGTGTGAAGGGCAATGCACGGCATCGGGTTGGAGCCGCCTATCGGGGGAGCAAGTACGGTATGCAGGGCGGGACCATCCTGGTCGACGGAAACGTCGGACATGAAGTGGGCGCCTATATGCGGAGAGGTCTCATCGTCATCAAAGGGAACGCCGAGGACTTTCTGGGGGCCATGATGATGACCGGGACGATCTGCCTCTTCGGCCAGGCGGGTATCAGAACAGGAGGCGGAATGCAGAAGGGGACGATCATCTGCATGCGTCCCGTTGATCTACTGCCGACCTTCGCCTATGACTGCACCTATGCGCCGGTCTTTCTCAACATTTTGTTTAAGGAACTGAAGCGGTTGGGGGTGGAGTGCCCCGCTCAGGCGAATGGCCTTGTTCGGCGCTATCACGGCGACCTGGCTGATGTCGGCAAGGGCGAAATCCTGATCGCCGCATAA
- the mch gene encoding methenyltetrahydromethanopterin cyclohydrolase, which yields MSLSLNRRAGEILDRMSEQVEALGISVSTLTNGARLVDFGVKAPGGLLAGKGLAEICLGGLGEVSFLPLHYGDVSLTGVSVAIDGPVLPCLGSQYAGWKIHRGKFFAMGSGPARALARTEELFETIRIQDTADSAVLVLESGRLPTEEVADYVAEKCGVKSDRVSLAVASTRSVAGAVQIAARSVETAMHKLLELDFDVTKALSGFGVCPIATPAADDMVAIGRTNDCVLYGSEVFLTISAADTEIETLIDKIPSCSSRDYGQLFGELFKRYDGDFYKIDPFLFSPAKITITNAVSGRTYRAGRFNAELLQSSLLG from the coding sequence TTGTCGCTTAGTCTGAATCGCCGGGCCGGCGAGATACTTGATCGGATGTCGGAGCAGGTTGAGGCGCTCGGGATCTCGGTCTCGACGCTCACGAACGGCGCCAGGCTTGTCGATTTCGGAGTGAAGGCACCAGGAGGCCTACTCGCCGGGAAGGGGCTGGCGGAGATCTGCCTCGGTGGACTTGGGGAGGTATCGTTTCTCCCGCTTCATTACGGAGACGTCTCGCTGACCGGCGTCAGCGTGGCGATTGACGGACCGGTGCTCCCCTGCCTCGGTTCGCAGTATGCCGGCTGGAAGATTCATCGTGGGAAGTTCTTTGCGATGGGATCTGGTCCGGCCAGGGCGCTGGCAAGGACCGAGGAGTTATTCGAGACGATTCGCATTCAGGATACGGCCGATTCGGCGGTCCTCGTTCTGGAGAGCGGCCGACTGCCCACAGAGGAGGTGGCCGATTACGTCGCGGAGAAATGCGGCGTCAAGTCGGATCGAGTCTCCCTGGCGGTTGCTTCAACTCGAAGTGTGGCCGGTGCCGTGCAGATCGCTGCGCGGTCTGTCGAGACTGCCATGCACAAGCTCCTGGAGTTAGACTTCGATGTGACCAAGGCGCTCAGCGGCTTTGGGGTCTGCCCCATCGCAACGCCTGCCGCCGACGACATGGTTGCGATCGGTCGGACCAACGATTGTGTCCTGTATGGCAGTGAGGTCTTCCTGACGATCTCAGCAGCCGATACTGAGATCGAAACCTTAATTGATAAAATCCCTTCCTGCTCGTCTCGCGACTATGGACAGTTGTTCGGTGAGCTATTCAAACGGTACGATGGGGACTTCTACAAGATCGATCCGTTCCTCTTCAGCCCAGCCAAAATTACCATCACCAACGCCGTCAGCGGCCGAACCTATCGAGCCGGGCGCTTCAATGCCGAACTGCTTCAGAGTTCCCTCCTCGGGTAA
- a CDS encoding RimK family alpha-L-glutamate ligase gives MKIGILADRNGWHVEVLAKALARRGCQADFLPITRLVARVPGDPLVTINGQPLESYDALLIRTIPEGSLEQIIFRMNALHRLEAAGVRIVNRPSPLERTVDKYYTSSLLASLGLPTPRTIVAEGFDEAMAAFGEFGDVVVKPLFGAGGRGMVRVCDADVAYRVFRALVLTRSIFYIQEFVPHGDYDLRGLVVGDRVVAAMRRRSDGWRHNVSLGARPEPLTMDEEATRLCLEASRLLETDYAGIDLLRTDGGYTVVEVNSIPGWSGLQRTTEIDLAQEIADYLLSLLSK, from the coding sequence ATGAAGATCGGGATCCTGGCCGATAGAAACGGATGGCATGTCGAGGTCCTCGCAAAGGCGCTGGCTCGGCGCGGCTGCCAAGCCGACTTTCTTCCGATTACACGGCTGGTGGCCCGTGTTCCAGGCGATCCACTCGTTACGATCAACGGCCAACCCCTCGAATCGTACGATGCGCTGCTGATCAGAACGATTCCGGAAGGGTCGCTGGAGCAGATCATCTTCAGGATGAATGCGCTGCACCGGCTGGAGGCGGCCGGGGTTAGAATCGTGAATCGGCCGAGCCCGCTGGAGCGAACCGTCGATAAGTACTATACGTCCAGCCTGCTCGCGTCGCTCGGTCTGCCGACCCCACGGACAATAGTGGCCGAAGGGTTCGACGAGGCGATGGCGGCATTCGGCGAATTTGGCGATGTGGTGGTGAAGCCGCTCTTCGGCGCCGGCGGGCGAGGGATGGTGCGGGTGTGCGACGCCGACGTTGCCTATCGAGTCTTTCGCGCCCTTGTGCTGACTCGGAGCATCTTCTACATCCAGGAATTTGTCCCACATGGCGATTACGATCTCCGAGGTCTGGTGGTAGGGGATCGTGTGGTCGCAGCCATGCGCCGACGGTCGGATGGGTGGCGGCATAATGTCTCTCTGGGTGCTCGACCGGAACCCCTCACCATGGACGAGGAGGCGACCAGACTCTGTCTCGAGGCCAGTCGATTGCTTGAGACCGATTATGCCGGGATCGATCTGCTGAGGACTGATGGAGGGTATACAGTAGTCGAGGTCAACAGTATCCCCGGCTGGTCCGGTCTGCAGCGAACGACGGAAATCGATCTTGCCCAGGAGATTGCCGACTACCTGCTGAGTCTACTTAGCAAATAG
- a CDS encoding triphosphoribosyl-dephospho-CoA synthase, protein MRAHPLHPTPYTLHPVQVSLAAQLACLLEVSADKPGNVTPFADFADTRYTDFLVSSVIMGLVLRKVETLATGSLVLNAVRETKRLVGRNTNLGIALLFAPLAKAAIRKGRRPLRSRLRSVLTALTPYDGQRVYEAIRLAAPGGLGDADQFDVRERRNGVPLLEAMCLAMDRDSIAREYVTDFEITFTVGAPSLERFLRESKDPRPAVIQTYLTLLSRIPDSLIARKCGAREADRISREAGKILAIGGAFTQEGRRRLQQWDRALRRDGNRLNPGTTADLTASALFVVMLEYGVEFVIRTPLAPLS, encoded by the coding sequence GTGCGAGCGCATCCCCTACACCCTACACCCTACACCCTACACCCTGTTCAGGTGTCTCTTGCTGCCCAGCTCGCCTGTTTGCTGGAGGTCAGCGCCGATAAGCCGGGGAACGTCACCCCGTTCGCCGACTTCGCCGATACTCGCTACACCGACTTTCTGGTCAGTTCGGTCATTATGGGGCTGGTTCTGCGGAAGGTCGAGACGCTTGCGACCGGCTCGTTGGTCCTCAACGCAGTTCGAGAAACGAAGCGGCTGGTCGGCCGAAACACCAATCTTGGTATCGCGCTCCTGTTCGCTCCACTGGCAAAGGCGGCCATACGTAAAGGCCGCCGACCACTGCGGTCACGCCTGCGTAGCGTGCTGACCGCCCTCACGCCTTACGATGGACAACGCGTTTACGAGGCGATCCGTCTCGCGGCCCCCGGTGGCCTTGGGGACGCGGACCAGTTCGATGTGAGAGAGAGGCGTAACGGGGTTCCTCTACTTGAAGCGATGTGCTTGGCGATGGATCGGGATTCGATCGCGCGCGAGTATGTCACCGACTTCGAGATCACCTTCACCGTCGGTGCGCCGTCGCTCGAACGGTTTCTCCGGGAGTCCAAAGATCCGAGGCCCGCAGTCATTCAGACTTATCTCACGCTGTTGTCGCGGATCCCGGATTCCCTGATCGCGCGCAAATGCGGCGCTCGTGAGGCCGACCGGATCTCACGGGAAGCGGGAAAGATCCTGGCCATCGGTGGGGCGTTCACGCAAGAGGGGCGACGGAGGCTTCAGCAGTGGGATCGCGCCCTGCGGCGAGACGGCAACCGCCTCAATCCTGGAACGACGGCCGATCTGACCGCCTCGGCCCTCTTTGTTGTGATGCTGGAATACGGCGTAGAATTCGTAATACGAACCCCTCTCGCCCCCCTTTCATAA
- a CDS encoding kinase has product MTKVTVKAHARLHFGFIDPDGSSGRQFGSIGLAIDEPSLMLEAMPANRLSVAGTERDRVLVLARQFLSHYNIRQRVHISVKTTIPAHTGLGSGTQLALSVAAALARLFSIDADVRELAGVMGRGRRSGIGIAAFERGGFIVDAGRKTAWSVERRASSVDKTVEGVPPTIARYPFPKDWTFVVAIPRSGRGLAGVQEVRAFHRIAGRPADAGRLSRILLVQMLPAVLERDPVVFGESLTMIQRIVGHWFQPVQGGTFATAQGAALVKALSRAGALGVGQSSWGPAVYGLAKDQEMATSIMDKMRKVVPTKIDADIFPTRASNRGAEISLS; this is encoded by the coding sequence GTGACGAAGGTAACGGTCAAGGCCCATGCCAGGCTTCACTTCGGATTCATCGACCCCGACGGCTCATCGGGTCGACAGTTTGGGAGTATCGGGCTGGCAATCGACGAACCCTCGCTCATGCTCGAGGCGATGCCGGCAAATCGCCTCTCGGTCGCAGGGACAGAGAGAGACCGAGTCCTTGTGCTCGCACGCCAATTCCTCAGTCACTACAATATTCGCCAAAGGGTACATATCTCCGTCAAGACAACGATCCCTGCCCATACCGGCTTGGGCTCAGGAACGCAACTGGCCTTAAGCGTCGCTGCTGCACTGGCTCGCCTGTTCTCTATCGACGCTGATGTTCGGGAGTTGGCAGGCGTAATGGGCAGAGGACGTCGGTCAGGGATCGGGATCGCCGCCTTCGAGCGGGGCGGCTTTATCGTAGACGCCGGACGCAAAACAGCGTGGAGCGTGGAGCGTCGAGCGTCGAGCGTCGACAAAACAGTGGAGGGTGTCCCGCCGACGATCGCTCGTTACCCCTTTCCGAAAGACTGGACTTTTGTCGTGGCCATTCCCCGCTCCGGCCGCGGGCTGGCCGGAGTACAAGAAGTCCGGGCGTTTCACCGAATCGCCGGCCGTCCTGCCGACGCGGGACGACTCAGCCGAATTCTCCTCGTGCAGATGCTCCCGGCCGTCCTCGAACGCGATCCCGTCGTCTTCGGCGAATCGCTCACGATGATTCAGCGAATTGTCGGGCACTGGTTTCAACCCGTCCAGGGCGGAACGTTTGCCACCGCACAGGGGGCGGCGTTAGTCAAGGCGCTGTCGCGAGCAGGGGCGTTAGGGGTTGGGCAGAGCTCCTGGGGACCGGCGGTCTATGGACTGGCAAAGGATCAGGAGATGGCCACATCGATCATGGACAAGATGCGAAAGGTCGTCCCTACAAAGATTGACGCTGACATCTTTCCGACAAGAGCCTCTAACCGTGGGGCGGAAATCAGTCTTTCTTAG
- a CDS encoding DUF447 family protein, whose product MIIETIVTTLNETGEANFAPMGVTIGDGEILIRPYKDSATYRNLVATGTAVVNLTDNCRLFAESAITSPQFPTFPAELVPGLVLTDACSYYECSVMHADTASERATFRCKILKKGILREFIGFNRAKNAIIEAAILATRVRFLGVETILQEYRRLAEIVQKTGGEQEAQAMQYLHNYVERQ is encoded by the coding sequence ATGATTATTGAGACCATCGTCACAACACTGAATGAGACGGGAGAGGCGAACTTTGCGCCAATGGGGGTCACTATCGGGGACGGGGAGATCCTCATCCGCCCCTACAAAGATTCGGCCACCTATCGCAATCTTGTCGCCACCGGGACCGCTGTCGTGAATCTAACCGACAACTGCCGGCTGTTCGCTGAAAGCGCCATCACGAGTCCTCAGTTTCCGACATTTCCGGCTGAGCTGGTTCCCGGCCTTGTTCTGACCGACGCCTGCTCGTATTATGAGTGTTCGGTCATGCATGCCGACACGGCTTCAGAGCGCGCGACCTTCCGCTGCAAGATCCTCAAGAAAGGGATCCTGCGCGAATTCATCGGGTTCAACCGGGCGAAGAACGCAATCATTGAGGCGGCGATCCTGGCCACTCGGGTCCGGTTCCTGGGTGTGGAAACGATTCTTCAGGAGTATCGCCGCCTTGCTGAGATTGTACAGAAGACCGGCGGGGAACAGGAGGCCCAGGCGATGCAATACCTTCACAATTATGTCGAGCGGCAATAG
- a CDS encoding DUF6513 domain-containing protein — protein MKILFITGKLAERALKETLAGMQADFDHEVAVLRISVAALMTQPFILHALRSPSCDLLMIPGLCRVEPGDLEQALGVKVEKGPKDLRDIPYYFGVEKKRERYGEHDLTILAEINDAPTLPIGEILHKARYYAACGADIIDVGCTPGRPADNVGEIVSALRSEGFRVSIDTFDPQEILAADKAGAELLLSVNALNLHLATDLACTPVIIPDFGKGLDSLTANIEAVERLGVKRYLIDPILAPIGFGFAESLARYTETRRRFPQAEILMGVGNVTELTDADSTGINALLTGVMSELQIRYVLTTEVASWARGSVRELDLARRLMYYARQRGVLPKDIDDGLLTIKDRKVDCPSEAELRQMQRMVTDPNFRIFADRTAIYVFNRDLFIKETDIRRIFDQLKPYLGQEPVGHAFYLGRELTKARLAMRLGKKYIQEEDLKWGYLEHGLPSRQ, from the coding sequence ATGAAGATTCTCTTCATTACCGGTAAGCTGGCAGAGCGCGCCCTGAAAGAGACGCTGGCAGGCATGCAGGCCGACTTCGACCACGAAGTGGCCGTCCTCAGGATCAGCGTGGCCGCCCTGATGACCCAGCCCTTCATCCTCCATGCGCTCCGCTCGCCATCCTGTGATCTGCTGATGATCCCCGGACTCTGCCGTGTGGAACCTGGCGACTTGGAGCAGGCGCTGGGCGTGAAGGTCGAAAAGGGGCCGAAGGATCTGCGTGATATCCCCTACTACTTCGGTGTCGAGAAAAAACGGGAGAGGTATGGCGAGCACGATCTGACCATCCTGGCCGAGATCAACGATGCCCCCACCCTGCCGATCGGGGAGATCCTCCATAAGGCCCGCTACTACGCAGCCTGCGGCGCAGATATCATCGATGTCGGCTGCACTCCCGGGCGACCAGCCGACAACGTCGGTGAGATTGTCTCGGCACTCCGGTCTGAAGGGTTCCGCGTCAGCATCGACACCTTCGATCCGCAGGAGATTCTTGCCGCCGACAAGGCCGGCGCTGAATTGCTCCTGAGCGTGAACGCTCTGAACCTGCATCTGGCCACGGATCTGGCCTGTACCCCGGTGATCATCCCTGATTTCGGTAAGGGGCTGGATTCCCTGACAGCGAACATCGAAGCCGTAGAGCGGCTGGGCGTAAAACGATATCTCATCGACCCGATCCTCGCGCCGATCGGCTTTGGTTTCGCCGAATCGCTCGCCCGCTACACCGAGACGAGACGCCGATTCCCGCAGGCTGAGATCCTCATGGGGGTGGGAAACGTCACCGAACTCACCGATGCCGACAGCACGGGGATCAATGCGCTGCTCACAGGGGTGATGTCGGAGCTGCAGATCCGATATGTGCTCACCACCGAGGTGGCCTCGTGGGCTAGAGGCTCCGTCCGCGAGTTGGACCTGGCTCGGCGGCTGATGTATTACGCCCGGCAGCGGGGGGTGCTGCCGAAAGACATCGACGACGGCCTGCTCACGATCAAGGACCGGAAGGTCGATTGTCCTTCTGAGGCGGAACTGCGTCAGATGCAACGGATGGTGACAGATCCGAACTTCCGAATCTTTGCCGACCGAACGGCCATCTATGTGTTCAATCGCGATCTCTTCATCAAGGAGACCGACATCCGCCGGATCTTCGATCAGCTCAAGCCGTACCTGGGCCAGGAACCGGTCGGCCATGCCTTTTACCTGGGTCGTGAGTTAACGAAGGCGCGGCTTGCGATGCGCCTTGGGAAAAAATATATCCAGGAAGAAGATCTCAAGTGGGGGTATCTTGAGCACGGCCTCCCCTCGCGTCAATAG
- a CDS encoding SDR family oxidoreductase, whose product MQSRRVAVITGGTKGIGKAIACHLAQDGCDVVLNYHADDETAQSALRDFDGLPVKAVAVKADVSVSAGASHLIETAVSQLGSLDVLVNNVGPFLTRALYDTTDDEWQRTLDSNLGSVFYCSRAALRVMREQRVGSIINIGALNVEHSPIGVFEAPAYYIAKSGVIMLTRSLARSEAPWGIRVNAVNPGFIETETYGGYRAQDKAAWARMIPLGRLGTPDDVAEAVSYLVSEKARYVTGAVLHVHGGLWV is encoded by the coding sequence ATGCAGTCACGACGAGTTGCGGTGATTACCGGCGGCACCAAAGGGATCGGCAAGGCGATTGCCTGCCACCTTGCCCAGGATGGGTGCGATGTCGTCCTGAACTATCACGCCGACGACGAGACGGCCCAATCGGCCCTCCGGGACTTCGATGGCCTGCCTGTGAAGGCCGTAGCCGTGAAGGCGGATGTCTCCGTCTCCGCCGGCGCGTCCCATCTCATCGAGACGGCGGTCAGCCAGCTTGGCTCCCTTGACGTCCTGGTCAACAACGTTGGTCCGTTTCTTACGCGGGCGTTGTACGACACCACCGACGACGAGTGGCAACGAACCCTGGACAGTAACCTGGGTAGCGTCTTCTATTGCAGCAGGGCGGCCCTGCGGGTCATGCGAGAGCAGCGAGTCGGCAGCATCATCAATATCGGGGCACTCAATGTCGAACACTCGCCGATCGGCGTCTTTGAGGCCCCGGCCTACTACATCGCCAAGTCCGGCGTGATCATGCTGACCAGATCGCTCGCCAGGTCCGAAGCGCCGTGGGGCATCAGGGTCAACGCCGTGAACCCCGGTTTCATCGAGACCGAGACCTATGGCGGGTATCGGGCTCAGGACAAAGCGGCCTGGGCCCGGATGATCCCTCTCGGTCGATTGGGCACGCCCGACGATGTCGCCGAGGCGGTAAGTTACCTGGTATCCGAGAAGGCGCGATATGTGACAGGAGCGGTCCTCCACGTCCACGGCGGCCTCTGGGTGTGA
- a CDS encoding nucleotidyltransferase domain-containing protein encodes MEPRPDHTTTKDRIEEMIRRIAERFQPERIILFGSHARGTAGPDSDVDLLVVMEVSGGKRQQAVEIDLALADVGLPKDVIVVTPEDVARYRELVGTIIRPALLEGKVVYERAA; translated from the coding sequence ATGGAGCCGCGTCCTGATCATACGACAACCAAGGACAGGATCGAGGAGATGATCCGGAGGATCGCGGAGAGATTCCAGCCTGAACGGATCATCCTGTTCGGTTCCCATGCGCGCGGGACTGCCGGGCCGGACAGCGATGTAGACTTACTGGTGGTCATGGAGGTTTCTGGCGGTAAGCGACAGCAGGCTGTAGAAATTGACCTGGCGCTTGCCGACGTCGGACTGCCTAAGGATGTAATTGTCGTTACTCCGGAGGACGTGGCAAGGTACCGAGAACTCGTGGGAACGATCATCCGGCCTGCCCTACTCGAAGGGAAGGTTGTGTATGAGCGGGCAGCCTGA
- a CDS encoding HEPN domain-containing protein translates to MSGQPEILHLVRQRIERAEEDLTNAEHTLTLHEHCPLTTVCFHAQQCAEKYLKALLTFHTVPFPKTHDLAELLRLVPETGSLTIPLKEIVVINRYAIEARYPGDWEPITRTEAERAVAIARTVRSAVRSALPKETTRG, encoded by the coding sequence ATGAGCGGGCAGCCTGAGATCTTGCACCTAGTCCGGCAACGGATCGAGAGAGCTGAGGAGGATCTTACCAATGCGGAACATACACTCACGCTGCACGAGCATTGCCCGCTGACCACAGTCTGTTTTCATGCGCAGCAGTGCGCGGAGAAGTACCTCAAGGCCCTTCTGACATTTCATACGGTGCCATTTCCGAAAACCCACGACTTAGCGGAGTTGCTGCGTCTTGTGCCAGAAACAGGATCTCTGACTATTCCGCTGAAGGAGATCGTCGTGATCAACCGCTATGCTATTGAAGCACGCTACCCTGGTGACTGGGAGCCGATCACGCGTACCGAAGCAGAGCGTGCGGTGGCCATCGCCAGAACGGTTCGCTCTGCCGTCAGGTCCGCGCTTCCGAAGGAGACCACGCGAGGATAA